The following proteins are co-located in the Maridesulfovibrio sp. genome:
- a CDS encoding chemotaxis protein CheX produces MNVELAKPFIKAAVDVLSMMAMITPKPGKPYVKKTKTAVGDVTGLVGITGDMNGTISISFSKNCAVTIVKNMLGDDVQDIVQDVQDAVGEITNMVSGQARAGLAEQGLSFSGATPSVIMGDNHTITHIANTPIMAIPFSTDAGEFTIEFCFE; encoded by the coding sequence ATGAATGTTGAACTTGCTAAGCCGTTTATCAAGGCTGCAGTGGATGTGCTGTCAATGATGGCCATGATCACTCCGAAACCGGGAAAGCCTTATGTAAAGAAAACCAAGACTGCTGTAGGTGATGTTACCGGTCTGGTTGGTATTACCGGTGATATGAATGGTACTATCTCAATCTCTTTTTCAAAGAATTGTGCGGTGACCATTGTAAAGAATATGCTTGGCGATGATGTTCAGGATATCGTTCAGGATGTTCAGGATGCTGTCGGTGAGATTACCAATATGGTGTCCGGTCAGGCCAGAGCAGGTCTTGCTGAACAGGGCCTCAGTTTTTCGGGAGCCACACCTTCGGTAATTATGGGAGACAACCATACCATAACCCACATTGCCAATACTCCCATTATGGCTATCCCCTTCTCTACCGATGCTGGGGAATTTACCATTGAATTCTGTTTTGAATAA
- a CDS encoding nucleoside transporter C-terminal domain-containing protein: MFQSLVGLFGLVFLAWLFSENKKGLSLKNILIGMSLQFAVAALMLKVPFFSDLIMYLNHVVDALQQATQAGTSFIFGYLGGGPLPFTENSPGASWTLAFRALPLILVVSALSALLFYWRIIPVVVKGFSMALQKTMDIGGALGLGVASNIFVGMVEAPIIIAPYVNKMSRSELMTLMISGMATISGTVLVLYASILNPVLPGAIGHILTASIISAPAAILISRIMVPEHKGHQGADSLKIKSTASSSMDAVVKGTSDGVTLLINVVAMLLVLVALVALTNQILAFLPDFQNEPLTLQRILGIIMWPVVWLMGIPANEAYTASSLMGTKTILNEFLAYLQLAGLPAGTLSPRSTIIMTYAMCGFANLGSLGILIGGLVSIAPSRKDEIVALGTKSVIGGTLATCMTGAVVGLLY; the protein is encoded by the coding sequence ATGTTTCAAAGCCTGGTAGGACTATTCGGTTTGGTATTTCTCGCATGGTTATTCAGTGAAAACAAAAAAGGACTCAGCCTGAAAAATATTCTTATTGGAATGTCCCTTCAATTTGCTGTAGCAGCTCTCATGCTTAAAGTTCCTTTTTTCAGCGACCTGATCATGTACTTAAACCATGTAGTTGATGCCCTGCAGCAGGCCACCCAAGCCGGAACAAGCTTTATCTTCGGCTATCTTGGAGGAGGGCCGCTCCCCTTCACCGAAAATTCTCCGGGAGCGAGTTGGACCCTTGCTTTCCGGGCCCTGCCGCTTATTCTCGTAGTCAGTGCACTTTCCGCCCTGCTTTTCTACTGGCGGATCATTCCGGTAGTGGTAAAAGGCTTTTCCATGGCACTGCAAAAGACCATGGATATAGGAGGAGCATTAGGACTTGGTGTTGCTTCCAATATTTTCGTAGGCATGGTCGAAGCACCGATCATCATCGCCCCCTATGTCAACAAGATGAGCCGCAGCGAACTCATGACCCTGATGATCAGCGGCATGGCGACCATCTCCGGCACAGTCCTCGTCCTTTATGCCTCCATTTTGAATCCGGTGCTTCCCGGTGCCATCGGACATATCCTGACTGCCTCAATCATCAGTGCTCCGGCGGCTATCCTCATTTCCCGGATAATGGTCCCTGAGCACAAAGGGCATCAGGGAGCAGACAGCCTTAAAATCAAAAGTACTGCTTCCAGCTCCATGGATGCCGTGGTCAAAGGCACATCCGACGGCGTAACCCTGCTTATCAACGTCGTGGCTATGCTGCTTGTTCTGGTGGCACTGGTAGCCCTGACCAACCAGATTCTCGCATTTCTGCCCGACTTTCAAAATGAACCGCTTACCCTGCAGCGTATTCTGGGCATCATCATGTGGCCTGTGGTCTGGCTGATGGGAATCCCTGCAAACGAGGCCTACACAGCTTCCTCGCTCATGGGGACCAAGACCATCCTCAACGAATTCCTCGCCTATCTGCAACTGGCCGGGCTGCCCGCCGGAACTCTGTCCCCGCGTTCAACTATTATCATGACCTATGCCATGTGCGGATTTGCAAACCTCGGAAGCCTTGGAATCCTTATCGGCGGCCTTGTATCCATCGCCCCTTCCCGTAAAGACGAGATCGTGGCTCTGGGCACAAAATCCGTAATCGGAGGAACTTTGGCTACCTGCATGACCGGAGCTGTGGTAGGACTACTCTACTAA